The following nucleotide sequence is from Catonella massiliensis.
TGTTCTTTGTCAACCCCTCTGTTAAAATTATTTTACATAATTTGGGTAAAGCAATGCCAAAATTACTGATAAAATGGAACTTTCCCCATTGGCTTAGTATACAACATAATCAAGGTTTAGTCAATTATTTTATCAACTTTTGTGAGCCTGTTTCTCCTCAAATGGCAGGATTTTTACTCATTTTCACTTTTGCTAAGTATGATACTTGCCAGTATAGTTCCCGGAAGCTCTACTACTGCCTCACCTCCATAGAATACTGAGAAGAAGCCGCTGATTATCCCATTATCATTTTCTCGTTTCGTAATATCATGTAATACCTTTGCTCCTACCTTATAAGTAAGTGTAAGTAAAGGATCATCTTCGCTTATTTCAACGCTTTTAACTCCCGGAATAGCATAGCTGATACTTGTATTAATGGTATTGCCTGACACTGTTATCCTGCCTACATATAAGTCAGACTTTGAAAAGCCCTGTATTTTAGATGCAGGTTCAGACTTTTCATCTATTTTGGCTGCGAAATATCCCTGCTTATTAATCACTGTAATACTCTTGAAGACAGGCTCCATGACTTCTTCGCCAATCTTGTTGATTATCGCCCAGTTTTTCCCGGCTTTTACTATGTGAAAGTCGCTAAATCTTGACACCTCTATTTCCTTATATCTACATTCTACAGTTATATTGCCTTCTTTATCCATCAAGCCAAGTTTACCTTTGTTCTCTATGATGGTTACATCAGGGTTTTTATGAAATCCTAAGGCACTTATGCCTTCAGGTAATTCAAACAAAGTATTTCCCTTCGTGTCTATACCTTTGTAAATGCCATTCATACCTTTTACAATAGCCACTCCATTCTTAGCAAAGCCATCGGTGTATAAAAACTTTTCACTAAAGGCTTCTTCTCCCTTTTCATTAATGAAAGTGTAGGTTTCTCCGTCTGTTATAAAGCTAAGCCCCTGTTCAAATATACCTCCATCTACTATCCCTTCATTTAAGGCTATAACCTGGTCACCAGTTTTGTTTATATAGGAGGCCTCTCCCTCAGGTGTAATTACCAGGGCAAGCCCTGACTCAGAAAAAGGATAAGCTGATTCGTATTTGAAAGGAATTGCCATTCTCCCAGTTCCATCAAGGTATCCCATCTGCCCCTCCAATGTAGCCTGATAAAGCCCACCGGACTTGTAATATATCTCCTCTATTGGCACTTGTGGAACCATTACAACATCAAGATTCTTATCAATCACAACCGGATACTGTTCATCAGGACTAAACTCATAATGTTTAAGCCTTTCTCCTGTCATTTCATAGATTAGATTTTCAGCCTCTTTAATTAACCCCTCTGTTTCATCAAGCAACTGCTTTGTCTCATCACTTATCTCGATATCAAGCCAATTTTGTTCTTTGTTTCCCATAGAATTTTCTCCTTTGTGTAATTTGTTTATTAGTATAATCAAAGCATATCAAACTAGCCGGACAATATATGTCCAAAACTTATTCCTGTAATTTTTTAAGTGCCTTCTGATACTTTTTTGCCCTTTTAATATCCTTCTCTGTAATTCCAACTTTTTCAAGTCTTGACAAATCCATATTATGCTTTAAATCTGATATTTTAACTGCTCTTGCTAAAGGATTTGCTTTCACC
It contains:
- a CDS encoding WG repeat-containing protein, encoding MGNKEQNWLDIEISDETKQLLDETEGLIKEAENLIYEMTGERLKHYEFSPDEQYPVVIDKNLDVVMVPQVPIEEIYYKSGGLYQATLEGQMGYLDGTGRMAIPFKYESAYPFSESGLALVITPEGEASYINKTGDQVIALNEGIVDGGIFEQGLSFITDGETYTFINEKGEEAFSEKFLYTDGFAKNGVAIVKGMNGIYKGIDTKGNTLFELPEGISALGFHKNPDVTIIENKGKLGLMDKEGNITVECRYKEIEVSRFSDFHIVKAGKNWAIINKIGEEVMEPVFKSITVINKQGYFAAKIDEKSEPASKIQGFSKSDLYVGRITVSGNTINTSISYAIPGVKSVEISEDDPLLTLTYKVGAKVLHDITKRENDNGIISGFFSVFYGGEAVVELPGTILASIILSKSENE